In Enterobacteriaceae bacterium Kacie_13, the following proteins share a genomic window:
- the mgtA gene encoding magnesium-translocating P-type ATPase yields MTVQNNNTLDSKHPDKKKQALSMRAAMEAKNGVDVTLINVNATRLGLTESSAAQRLEKQGYNEVAHDKPPHALIQLLKAFNNPFIYVLTVLAVISFFTDFWFPLRAGEETDLVSVYIISAMVAISGLVRFWQEHRSAKSAEALKAMVRTTATVLRRNAAGQAGKLREIPMRELVVGDIVQLYAGDMIPADVRLIESRDLFISQAVLTGEALPVEKYDTLGDVAQKSASDVAAENENLLDIPNICFMGTNVVSGTAQAVVVATGPRTYFGSLAKAIVGTRAQTAFDRGVNSVSWLLIRFMLVMVPVVFVINGIMKGEWWDAMLFAVAVAVGLTPEMLPMIVSANMAKGAMAMAKRKVVVKRLNAIQNLGAMDVLCTDKTGTLTQDKIILEHHIDTHGQKNDSVLQLAWLNSYHQSGIKNLMDQAVIYFSDNTPGFVKPQGYSKVDEMPFDFIRRRLSIVVKDKQQNHLLVCKGAVEEMLSISTHMQENGKVVELNDSRREALLAMANDYNKDGFRVLVVATRNIPKTEARKQYGTDDEHDLIISGFLTFLDPPKESAGPAIAALRDIGVAVKVLTGDNAVVTMRICRQVGLEPGEPVLGPQIERLDDAALQQLVEERTVFAKLTPLQKSRVLKALQANGHTVGFLGDGINDAPALRDADVGISVDSGTDIAKESADIILLEKSLMVLEEGVLKGRETFGNIMKYLNMTASSNFGNVFSVLVASAFIPFLPMLAIQLLLQNLMYDISQLALPWDKIDKEFLKKPRKWDAKNIGRFMVWIGPTSSIFDMTTFAVMWYVFSANSEHMQTLFQSGWFVEGLLSQTLVVHMLRTQKIPFIQSTAAWPVMMMTGLVMAFGIYVPFSPLGPIVGLQALPWEYFPWLAGTLLAYCCVAQGMKTFYIRRFKQWF; encoded by the coding sequence ATGACTGTACAAAACAACAATACGCTCGACTCGAAACACCCGGACAAAAAGAAGCAGGCGCTCTCCATGCGTGCTGCGATGGAAGCCAAAAACGGCGTGGACGTGACGCTGATTAACGTTAACGCCACCCGGCTAGGGCTTACGGAATCCAGCGCCGCCCAGCGTCTGGAGAAACAAGGTTATAACGAAGTAGCGCACGACAAGCCGCCTCACGCATTGATCCAGTTACTGAAAGCGTTCAACAACCCGTTCATTTATGTATTAACAGTATTGGCGGTCATCAGCTTCTTCACTGATTTCTGGTTCCCGCTGCGTGCAGGTGAAGAAACGGATCTGGTGTCGGTGTACATCATCAGTGCGATGGTGGCCATCAGCGGACTGGTACGTTTCTGGCAGGAACATCGCTCGGCGAAATCTGCCGAAGCGCTCAAAGCCATGGTGCGCACTACCGCCACCGTGCTGCGCCGTAATGCGGCCGGGCAAGCGGGCAAGTTGCGCGAAATCCCGATGCGTGAACTGGTGGTCGGCGACATCGTGCAGCTCTATGCCGGGGATATGATCCCGGCGGACGTGCGGCTGATTGAGTCACGCGATCTGTTCATCAGTCAGGCCGTGCTGACCGGCGAAGCCTTGCCGGTGGAGAAATACGACACACTCGGTGACGTGGCGCAGAAATCCGCCAGCGACGTAGCAGCTGAAAACGAAAACCTGCTGGATATCCCGAATATCTGCTTCATGGGGACCAACGTAGTGAGCGGCACGGCGCAGGCGGTGGTCGTTGCCACCGGCCCGCGGACTTATTTTGGCTCGCTGGCGAAAGCCATTGTAGGCACACGTGCGCAGACGGCGTTTGACCGCGGAGTGAACAGCGTCAGCTGGCTGCTGATCCGTTTCATGCTGGTGATGGTACCGGTGGTGTTCGTGATCAACGGCATCATGAAGGGCGAGTGGTGGGATGCGATGTTATTTGCCGTCGCGGTCGCGGTGGGCCTGACGCCGGAAATGCTGCCGATGATCGTCAGCGCCAATATGGCAAAAGGCGCGATGGCGATGGCGAAGCGCAAAGTGGTGGTGAAGCGTCTGAATGCTATCCAGAACCTGGGTGCAATGGACGTGCTGTGTACCGATAAAACCGGCACGCTGACGCAGGATAAAATTATTCTCGAGCACCATATCGACACGCACGGGCAGAAGAATGACTCGGTGCTGCAACTGGCGTGGCTGAACAGCTATCACCAGAGTGGCATCAAAAACCTGATGGATCAGGCCGTTATCTACTTCTCCGACAACACGCCGGGCTTCGTTAAACCGCAGGGCTACAGCAAAGTGGATGAGATGCCGTTCGATTTTATCCGCCGTCGTCTGTCTATTGTGGTGAAGGACAAACAGCAAAATCACCTGCTGGTGTGTAAAGGCGCGGTGGAAGAGATGCTGAGCATTTCCACTCATATGCAGGAAAACGGCAAAGTGGTCGAGCTGAACGATTCCCGCCGTGAAGCACTGCTGGCGATGGCCAATGACTACAACAAAGACGGTTTCCGCGTGCTGGTGGTGGCGACGCGCAACATTCCAAAAACAGAAGCCAGAAAACAGTACGGCACCGACGATGAACACGATCTGATTATCAGCGGATTCCTGACCTTCCTCGATCCGCCGAAAGAGTCCGCCGGTCCGGCGATTGCGGCGCTGCGCGACATCGGTGTGGCGGTAAAAGTGCTGACCGGCGATAACGCGGTAGTGACGATGCGAATTTGTCGTCAGGTTGGACTGGAGCCGGGTGAACCCGTGCTTGGACCACAGATCGAACGGCTGGACGATGCGGCCCTGCAACAACTTGTTGAAGAGCGCACGGTGTTCGCCAAACTGACGCCGTTGCAGAAATCGCGGGTATTGAAAGCGTTGCAGGCTAACGGCCATACGGTTGGCTTTCTCGGCGACGGCATCAACGATGCGCCAGCGTTGCGTGATGCGGATGTCGGGATTTCCGTCGACAGCGGCACGGATATCGCCAAAGAATCGGCTGATATCATCCTGCTGGAAAAGAGCCTGATGGTACTGGAAGAGGGCGTGCTGAAAGGGCGCGAGACGTTTGGCAATATCATGAAGTACCTGAACATGACCGCCAGTTCTAACTTCGGCAATGTGTTCTCGGTGCTTGTCGCCAGTGCGTTTATTCCGTTCCTGCCGATGCTGGCCATTCAGCTGCTGCTGCAAAACCTGATGTATGACATCTCCCAGCTGGCACTGCCGTGGGACAAAATCGACAAAGAGTTCCTGAAAAAACCGCGTAAGTGGGATGCCAAAAATATTGGCCGTTTCATGGTGTGGATCGGGCCGACCTCGTCGATTTTCGATATGACCACTTTTGCGGTGATGTGGTACGTGTTCAGCGCCAACAGCGAACACATGCAGACGCTGTTCCAGTCTGGCTGGTTCGTGGAAGGTTTGCTGTCGCAGACGCTGGTGGTGCATATGCTGCGTACCCAGAAAATTCCGTTCATTCAGAGCACCGCCGCCTGGCCGGTGATGATGATGACGGGGCTGGTGATGGCGTTCGGGATTTATGTGCCGTTCTCGCCGCTGGGTCCGATTGTCGGCCTGCAGGCGCTGCCGTGGGAATACTTCCCTTGGCTGGCCGGTACGCTGCTGGCGTATTGCTGCGTCGCGCAGGGGATGAAAACGTTCTATATCCGTCGCTTCAAACAGTGGTTCTGA
- the otsA gene encoding alpha,alpha-trehalose-phosphate synthase produces the protein MSRLVVVSNRIAIPDGTKSAGGLAVGIVDALKNTSGLWFGWNGEISEISESEEDDMSVVEDDGITYASVPLNQNDYDLYYCQFSNAVLWPALHYRIDLVDYQREAWEGYCRVNDLLARRLLPLLKPDDILWIHDYHLLPFAASLRKLGVTNRIGFFLHIPFPTPEIFNAVPPHNELLEMMSQYDLLGFQTEGDRLAFLDNLGELTTLQPTGTYMHQAFGNTFSTGVYPISIAPDSIKEMAEGPLPSKLAAMEQELREAQNIISCERLDYTKGLPERFLAFEALLEKFPQHRGKVRYSQIAPTSRGDVQAYQDLRHQLETEVGRINGKYGSLNQTPLFYLNQHFQRSLLMKLFRLTDVGLVTPLRDGMNLVAKEYVAAQDPKDPGVLVLSQFAGAANELTAALIVNPYDRDDVAAALDKALTMPLEERIERYNDMMNVLHKNDIANWGDTYLKDLNAISTHSIGHDAVA, from the coding sequence ATGAGTCGCCTCGTTGTTGTCTCTAACCGTATTGCTATCCCTGATGGCACCAAATCAGCCGGCGGCCTTGCCGTGGGTATTGTTGATGCACTGAAAAACACTTCCGGCCTGTGGTTTGGATGGAATGGTGAAATCAGCGAAATCTCTGAGAGCGAAGAAGATGATATGAGCGTGGTGGAAGACGACGGCATTACTTATGCCTCGGTACCGCTCAATCAGAATGATTACGATCTCTATTATTGCCAGTTCTCCAACGCCGTCCTCTGGCCAGCGCTTCATTACCGCATCGATCTGGTGGATTACCAGCGTGAGGCCTGGGAGGGCTACTGTCGGGTGAATGATCTGCTGGCGAGAAGATTGCTGCCGCTGCTTAAACCAGACGATATTCTGTGGATCCACGATTATCATCTGCTGCCTTTTGCCGCGTCACTGCGTAAACTGGGCGTAACCAACCGCATCGGTTTCTTCCTGCATATTCCGTTCCCGACGCCCGAAATTTTCAACGCCGTACCGCCCCATAACGAGCTGCTGGAAATGATGTCGCAGTACGATTTGCTGGGCTTCCAGACCGAAGGCGACCGTCTGGCATTTCTGGATAATCTGGGCGAGCTGACGACCTTGCAGCCGACCGGCACCTACATGCATCAGGCATTTGGTAATACCTTCAGCACCGGTGTTTACCCGATCAGCATCGCCCCGGACAGTATCAAAGAAATGGCTGAAGGGCCGCTGCCCTCCAAGCTGGCGGCGATGGAACAGGAACTGCGCGAAGCACAGAACATCATTTCCTGTGAACGTCTGGATTACACCAAAGGTCTGCCGGAGCGTTTTCTGGCGTTCGAAGCGCTGCTGGAGAAATTCCCGCAACATCGCGGCAAAGTGCGTTATTCACAAATCGCACCGACGTCGCGCGGTGATGTCCAGGCTTATCAGGATTTGCGCCATCAGCTTGAAACCGAAGTCGGGCGCATCAACGGTAAATATGGCAGCCTGAACCAGACACCGTTGTTTTATCTTAATCAGCATTTCCAGCGCAGTTTGCTGATGAAACTGTTCCGCCTGACCGACGTCGGGCTGGTCACGCCGCTGCGCGATGGTATGAATCTGGTGGCAAAAGAGTATGTGGCAGCGCAGGATCCGAAAGATCCGGGCGTGCTGGTACTTTCTCAGTTTGCCGGTGCCGCTAATGAGCTGACCGCGGCACTTATCGTTAACCCGTATGACCGTGATGACGTCGCCGCCGCGCTGGATAAAGCGCTGACCATGCCGCTTGAAGAGCGTATTGAGCGCTACAACGACATGATGAACGTCCTGCATAAAAACGATATCGCCAACTGGGGCGATACCTATCTGAAAGATCTGAACGCCATCTCCACCCACAGCATCGGCCATGACGCCGTGGCGTAA
- a CDS encoding porin, protein MKNNRLLLCGLLLASAGSQAVTIDLRHEWLDDSKQHKDRAMVSHRFANGFGFSLEAKWKSGGDNQNKPFNNLVDNGTESTISYQYKVTPAFFLQPGFTLESSSDNSIYKPFLTAGYTFDNGIYFNARYRYEYTRYTKENTEDRKTNRGEIWLGYRLADWRFEYNYIYKHSDQVLYDNDKWDYEQDLKVAYNINKQWTPYAQIGDVSVRKTTDERQTRFRIGVQYNF, encoded by the coding sequence ATGAAAAATAACAGACTGCTGCTCTGCGGTCTGCTGCTGGCCAGCGCCGGTAGTCAGGCTGTCACTATTGATCTTCGCCATGAATGGCTGGACGACAGTAAGCAACATAAAGACCGGGCGATGGTATCGCACCGCTTTGCCAACGGCTTTGGTTTCTCGCTGGAAGCAAAGTGGAAATCCGGCGGCGACAATCAGAATAAACCCTTTAATAATCTGGTGGATAACGGCACTGAAAGCACCATCAGCTATCAGTATAAAGTGACACCGGCGTTCTTCCTGCAACCGGGCTTTACACTGGAATCCAGTTCGGATAATAGCATCTACAAGCCTTTTTTAACCGCCGGATATACCTTTGACAACGGCATCTATTTTAATGCCCGCTATCGCTATGAATATACCCGATATACCAAAGAGAACACTGAAGACCGTAAAACAAACCGTGGTGAAATCTGGCTGGGGTATCGCCTTGCCGACTGGCGTTTCGAATATAACTATATTTATAAACACAGTGACCAGGTGTTATACGATAATGACAAATGGGATTACGAACAGGATTTAAAAGTCGCGTATAACATTAATAAGCAATGGACGCCGTATGCGCAGATAGGCGATGTTTCAGTGCGTAAAACGACCGACGAACGCCAGACAAGATTCCGTATTGGCGTGCAGTACAACTTCTAA
- a CDS encoding Na/Pi cotransporter family protein: MTTQSGTTLLIHLAGAIALLLWGSHMISTALQRGFGTPLRNWMGRHLTNRWMALLAGVGITGLLQSSTAVSLMATSFTAAGTLSLAPALAVMLGANVGSTLVVQLMSFNTEMAVPLLVLSGFVVFKIRDHSGFESAGCALIGLGLMLMSLSLLGATLGHIETTPVFHAVMQGLEGDTLIALLVAIVLTLICHSSVAVILLIASLAATGVMTPVTAMVLVLGANIGGALPPVLNAGSAVARRLPVGNLLIRGAGCVLALAMMPLLSSLADPLTLTMPQLVVGFHTAFSAVLAVIFIGLTAPMARMLERILPEEERAGDAGMPMYLDEAGLDIAYIGLSNSVRESLRAADMLDTMLDRLRALFHAPEKSSAAEIRQLDHTLDGLSAAIRAYLADLGQDGLSDSDADRAQEILMFVINVEHAGDILSSSLAQLATRRAQRGELFSEFELHNIGLLHAEILTSLRLAVTAFLGEDLSAAHQLVGRKEVIRQIEATASREHFKKLREDKNAWAESGDIFQRVLRDYRRVHHHIAAVAYPVIDRLSDDSLLAEA; this comes from the coding sequence ATGACCACCCAATCCGGAACCACACTGCTGATCCATCTGGCTGGCGCGATTGCGCTGCTGCTGTGGGGTTCCCATATGATTTCGACCGCGCTGCAACGCGGTTTTGGTACACCGCTGCGCAACTGGATGGGGCGGCATCTGACCAACCGCTGGATGGCGCTGCTGGCCGGAGTCGGCATCACCGGCCTGTTGCAAAGCAGTACGGCGGTCAGCCTGATGGCGACCTCTTTTACCGCCGCCGGTACGCTGAGCCTCGCACCCGCGCTGGCGGTGATGCTCGGTGCAAACGTGGGTTCCACGCTCGTCGTGCAACTGATGAGTTTCAACACCGAAATGGCTGTCCCGCTGCTGGTGCTGAGCGGCTTCGTGGTGTTTAAAATCCGCGATCATTCCGGTTTTGAAAGCGCCGGTTGTGCGCTGATTGGTCTCGGTCTGATGCTGATGTCGCTCAGCCTGCTCGGGGCGACGCTCGGTCATATCGAAACCACGCCGGTCTTCCACGCCGTGATGCAGGGGCTCGAAGGCGATACGCTGATCGCGCTGCTGGTGGCGATCGTCCTGACACTGATTTGCCATTCGAGCGTGGCGGTGATTTTGCTGATTGCCTCGCTGGCTGCCACCGGGGTGATGACGCCGGTTACTGCGATGGTATTGGTGCTGGGCGCGAATATCGGCGGCGCATTGCCGCCGGTGCTCAACGCCGGTTCCGCCGTAGCACGACGTCTTCCGGTAGGTAATCTGCTGATCCGCGGTGCAGGCTGTGTGCTGGCGCTGGCAATGATGCCGCTGCTCAGCTCGCTCGCCGACCCGCTGACGCTGACTATGCCGCAGCTGGTGGTGGGATTTCACACGGCGTTCAGTGCGGTGCTGGCGGTAATCTTCATCGGACTGACCGCGCCGATGGCCCGCATGCTGGAGCGAATCTTACCGGAAGAAGAACGCGCCGGTGACGCCGGAATGCCGATGTATCTCGACGAAGCCGGGCTGGATATTGCCTACATCGGGCTGTCCAATTCAGTACGCGAATCATTGCGTGCTGCTGACATGCTGGACACTATGCTCGACCGGCTGCGTGCATTGTTCCACGCGCCTGAAAAGAGTTCAGCGGCAGAGATCCGTCAGCTGGATCATACACTTGATGGTCTGAGTGCGGCGATACGCGCTTATCTGGCTGATCTGGGGCAGGACGGACTGAGCGATTCCGACGCCGACCGCGCGCAGGAGATCCTGATGTTCGTGATTAACGTTGAGCACGCCGGAGACATTCTCTCCAGCAGTCTCGCGCAGCTGGCGACACGCCGTGCGCAACGGGGTGAGTTGTTCAGCGAATTCGAATTACACAACATTGGCCTGCTGCATGCGGAAATCCTGACCAGCTTGCGTCTGGCGGTGACCGCATTCCTCGGTGAGGATCTGTCTGCCGCGCATCAGCTGGTGGGACGTAAAGAGGTGATCCGTCAGATTGAAGCCACCGCCAGCCGTGAGCATTTTAAAAAGCTGCGTGAAGATAAAAATGCCTGGGCGGAATCCGGCGATATTTTCCAGCGTGTGCTGCGCGATTACCGCCGTGTGCATCATCACATTGCTGCCGTGGCGTATCCGGTCATTGACCGTCTGAGTGATGACAGCCTGCTGGCTGAAGCGTAA
- a CDS encoding cellulase family glycosylhydrolase, with the protein MTLKISPAKLTFTALLLGALTTSAVRAADEIAFWNTPEKGGNSFNRLPPDSAYFAALHGYGASWVRLSYDKWQPAKRDFLMGDADHYQGLEPQDLATLKATLEKAHAAGLKVVITPLSLPGMRWSQNNGDKFDGRLWEDKKYWRESADFWRDLAKALKDTPGVAAYNLINEPAPEKKGGLKEHASPADMQNWYQQHQGSARDLPAFYQMLINAIREVDPLTPIMVDSGWYAAADSFSYWPKALDDQRVLYSFHMYEPYEATSGPNIKRVKPFTYPGDVPFNGKPEMWNAKRVATYLQQPFDWAKQQGIPANRMVAGEFGCVRMLDNCRQYLEDVLTELDKHQAHWAFYSFREDSWDAMDYELGKGKVPWAYWQAIEQNTPDTVKRHATPEFEPISRRLAGNK; encoded by the coding sequence ATGACGCTAAAAATCTCACCTGCAAAACTGACCTTCACCGCGCTGTTGCTGGGCGCATTAACCACAAGCGCTGTTCGCGCTGCTGATGAAATCGCTTTCTGGAATACGCCTGAAAAAGGCGGCAACAGTTTTAACCGCCTGCCGCCAGATTCAGCTTACTTCGCCGCACTGCATGGCTACGGTGCGAGCTGGGTGCGCCTGTCTTATGACAAATGGCAACCTGCGAAACGTGATTTCCTGATGGGCGACGCCGACCATTATCAGGGGCTGGAGCCTCAAGATCTGGCTACGCTTAAGGCCACCCTTGAAAAAGCGCACGCAGCCGGGCTGAAAGTGGTGATCACGCCGCTGTCGCTGCCGGGTATGCGCTGGTCGCAAAATAACGGTGATAAATTCGATGGCCGTCTTTGGGAGGATAAAAAATACTGGCGGGAGAGCGCGGATTTCTGGCGCGATCTGGCGAAAGCGCTGAAGGATACGCCGGGCGTTGCCGCTTATAACCTGATCAACGAACCCGCGCCGGAGAAAAAGGGCGGGTTGAAGGAACACGCTTCGCCAGCCGATATGCAAAACTGGTATCAGCAACACCAGGGCAGCGCGCGGGACCTGCCTGCGTTCTATCAGATGCTGATCAACGCTATTCGCGAAGTCGATCCGCTGACGCCGATTATGGTGGACAGCGGCTGGTATGCGGCCGCCGACAGTTTCAGCTATTGGCCGAAAGCGCTCGACGATCAGCGCGTTCTTTACAGTTTCCATATGTATGAACCTTATGAGGCGACGAGCGGGCCGAACATCAAGCGCGTCAAACCCTTCACTTATCCGGGTGATGTACCTTTCAACGGTAAACCGGAAATGTGGAATGCGAAACGCGTTGCCACTTATCTTCAGCAGCCGTTCGACTGGGCGAAACAGCAGGGTATTCCTGCTAATCGTATGGTAGCCGGTGAGTTTGGCTGTGTGAGAATGCTGGATAATTGCCGCCAGTATCTGGAGGACGTGCTAACGGAGCTGGATAAGCATCAGGCGCACTGGGCGTTCTACAGTTTCCGCGAAGACAGCTGGGATGCGATGGATTACGAACTGGGCAAGGGCAAAGTACCCTGGGCTTACTGGCAGGCGATTGAGCAAAATACACCGGATACGGTGAAGCGCCACGCAACGCCGGAGTTCGAACCGATCAGCCGTCGTCTTGCCGGGAATAAATAG
- the treF gene encoding alpha,alpha-trehalase TreF, with amino-acid sequence MENTKIQMKDPTEFDVEDDRLTELEPIELILERMMDAEPEPEMIEGLPHSDALTPADRYLELFTAVQSSHLFEDSKTFPDCPPKMDPLDILLRYRRIKNHPGFNLQRFVDAHFSLPAHHGDEYVSDPGDSLKEHIDKLWPVLTRQPEDHVPWSSLLPLPQAYVVPGGRFSETYYWDSYFTMLGLAESGRNDLLRTMADNFAWMIEIYGHIPNGNRTYYLSRSQPPIFALMVELFEEDGVRGAKRYLDHLLMEYDFWMDGAESLTPNQAYRHVVCLPDGTLLNRYWDDRDTPRDESWREDVETAKLSSRPANEVYRDLRAGAESGWDYSSRWLRDADRLASIRTTQFIPVDLNAFLYKLESAISNISGLKGDNVTASQFREKADLRREAINRYLWDEEQGCFRDYDWHQQQMALFSAASVVPLYVGLATHAQAERLAVAVQNRLLTPGGIMATEYDTGEQWDKPNGWAPLQWMAIQGFKLYGNDALGDQIACSWLRTVNQYYQQHHKLIEKYHISGDASRGGGGGEYPLQDGFGWTNGVVRRLIGLYGENYE; translated from the coding sequence ATGGAAAACACAAAAATTCAGATGAAGGATCCGACTGAGTTCGACGTGGAAGACGATCGCCTGACTGAACTTGAACCCATTGAACTGATTCTTGAAAGAATGATGGACGCCGAGCCAGAGCCGGAGATGATCGAAGGCTTGCCGCATTCTGATGCGTTAACGCCCGCCGACCGTTATCTGGAACTGTTTACAGCCGTGCAGTCCTCTCATCTGTTTGAAGATAGCAAAACTTTTCCTGACTGCCCGCCAAAAATGGATCCGCTGGACATTCTCCTGCGTTACCGCCGCATCAAAAATCACCCCGGCTTTAATTTACAACGTTTCGTGGACGCGCACTTTTCGCTGCCTGCGCATCACGGTGATGAATATGTCTCCGATCCGGGCGATTCGCTGAAAGAGCACATCGACAAGCTCTGGCCTGTCCTGACCCGCCAGCCGGAAGATCACGTGCCGTGGTCTTCACTGTTGCCGCTCCCGCAGGCTTATGTCGTGCCGGGCGGGCGTTTCAGCGAGACCTACTACTGGGATTCCTACTTCACCATGCTGGGTCTGGCGGAAAGTGGCCGTAACGATCTTCTGCGCACCATGGCGGATAACTTCGCATGGATGATCGAAATCTACGGGCATATCCCGAACGGCAACCGTACCTATTACCTCAGCCGCTCGCAGCCGCCGATCTTTGCGCTGATGGTCGAACTGTTTGAGGAAGACGGCGTGCGCGGCGCAAAACGCTATCTCGATCACCTGCTGATGGAATATGACTTCTGGATGGACGGTGCCGAATCACTGACGCCCAATCAGGCCTATCGTCACGTGGTCTGCCTGCCGGACGGTACGCTGCTCAACCGTTATTGGGATGACCGTGACACACCGCGCGATGAATCCTGGCGTGAAGATGTGGAAACCGCCAAACTTTCCAGCCGTCCAGCCAACGAGGTGTACCGCGATTTACGTGCGGGTGCAGAATCCGGCTGGGATTATTCCTCGCGCTGGCTGCGTGACGCCGACCGTCTCGCCAGTATCCGCACCACGCAGTTTATCCCGGTGGATCTCAATGCGTTCCTCTACAAGCTGGAAAGCGCTATCTCCAACATTTCCGGCCTGAAAGGTGACAACGTCACCGCATCACAGTTCCGGGAAAAAGCCGATCTGCGCCGTGAGGCTATCAACCGATATCTGTGGGATGAAGAACAAGGTTGCTTCCGCGATTACGACTGGCATCAGCAACAAATGGCGCTGTTCTCTGCCGCCAGCGTTGTACCGCTTTACGTCGGACTGGCTACGCATGCGCAGGCTGAACGGCTGGCGGTGGCGGTGCAAAACCGCCTGCTCACGCCAGGCGGTATTATGGCGACGGAATATGACACTGGCGAACAGTGGGATAAACCCAACGGCTGGGCACCGCTTCAATGGATGGCGATTCAGGGCTTTAAGCTGTACGGCAACGACGCGTTGGGCGACCAGATTGCCTGTAGCTGGCTGAGAACGGTGAACCAGTATTATCAGCAGCATCATAAGCTTATCGAGAAATATCACATCTCCGGCGATGCCTCTCGCGGCGGTGGTGGTGGCGAATACCCGCTTCAGGACGGCTTCGGCTGGACTAACGGCGTCGTGCGCAGGCTGATCGGGCTGTATGGCGAGAATTATGAATAA
- a CDS encoding DUF2493 domain-containing protein → MRVLICAGRYYADIRTVERVLEIFAREQSEKKPLRVLIHGGHQTLGGMIERWAREADVHVVRYPANWALHGKYAEIRRNLFMIEDSQPDVILAFSGGEDTADCIKLARHAGIKVMEMDFSR, encoded by the coding sequence ATGAGAGTACTCATTTGCGCCGGACGATATTATGCCGATATCCGCACAGTTGAGCGGGTGCTGGAAATATTTGCCAGAGAACAGTCAGAGAAAAAACCGCTGCGGGTTTTGATCCACGGCGGTCATCAGACGCTTGGCGGGATGATAGAACGCTGGGCGCGCGAAGCGGATGTGCATGTAGTCAGATATCCCGCCAACTGGGCTTTGCACGGCAAATATGCAGAAATCCGCCGTAACCTTTTCATGATAGAAGACAGCCAGCCGGATGTGATTTTGGCATTTTCTGGCGGAGAGGATACGGCAGATTGCATCAAACTCGCGCGCCATGCGGGAATAAAAGTGATGGAAATGGATTTCTCACGTTAG
- the otsB gene encoding trehalose-phosphatase — protein MTNSTQDTTTETPPNPAIHGGDYAFFFDVDGTLAEICPEPDAVSIPVNVRNNLQTLSTACNGALALISGRPIEQLDQLATPFVFPAAGVHGAELRDSAGNLHRVSLPEEVAVPLQQMLEKEMADMPGTLLEAKGMAFALHYRQAADFQQQVLALAEAAVAKFPQLMLQRGKCVAEIKPRGNDKGAAIAEFMQQAPFAGRTPVFVGDDLTDEKGFQAVNALHGITVKVGEGSSHARYRLGKVTDVYVWIEQMLEQAMLQRHLNNKNVEEKESSL, from the coding sequence TTGACCAACAGCACGCAGGATACTACGACAGAAACACCCCCGAATCCCGCCATTCACGGCGGGGATTATGCTTTCTTCTTCGATGTCGATGGCACGCTGGCAGAAATTTGTCCCGAGCCGGACGCCGTCAGTATCCCCGTTAACGTCCGTAATAATCTGCAAACCCTGTCAACAGCCTGCAACGGTGCACTGGCGCTGATTTCTGGTCGCCCGATTGAGCAACTGGATCAGCTTGCCACGCCGTTTGTTTTCCCGGCTGCCGGTGTTCACGGCGCGGAACTGCGCGACAGCGCAGGTAATCTGCATCGTGTCAGCCTGCCTGAAGAGGTAGCGGTTCCTTTACAGCAAATGCTCGAAAAGGAAATGGCCGACATGCCGGGCACGCTGCTCGAAGCCAAAGGGATGGCGTTTGCATTGCATTACCGTCAGGCAGCAGATTTTCAGCAGCAAGTGTTAGCGCTGGCCGAAGCCGCCGTAGCGAAGTTTCCGCAGCTGATGTTACAGCGCGGGAAATGCGTGGCCGAAATCAAACCGCGCGGCAATGATAAAGGTGCCGCCATCGCCGAATTTATGCAGCAGGCACCGTTTGCTGGCCGCACGCCGGTGTTTGTAGGCGATGACCTGACTGATGAGAAAGGGTTTCAGGCCGTCAACGCTCTGCACGGTATCACCGTGAAAGTCGGGGAGGGTTCAAGCCATGCGCGCTACCGGCTCGGGAAAGTCACCGATGTTTACGTCTGGATTGAACAAATGCTTGAACAAGCGATGTTACAACGTCACCTAAATAATAAAAATGTAGAAGAAAAGGAGTCCAGTTTATGA